TAGCTAAAGAAGGCTAAGTCACATTCCATATCTCATTCTTTCCTTCTAAAATTCAAACCCATAGAACATTCAAATCATCTTTAGTGGCTTTTTGCCTCATTCCCAAGTGAACTACCATCTAAACCACCTTTCCATCCCTTTATTAACTACATCGATTAATAAAGTTGTTacaattaacatttatttttataaaatgatatgtatGTATCCTTGTTTACCTTTTAAATCAGATTAAGTTTTCAAGTGGGTTTGATGTCCTCTAAATCTTAAATCAAAGCATAATACAGATTTAAGTGTGTTCGAACACAAACCCTCATAATTGTTACAATACCAACAATTTCAACAAACTAATGCTAAATTGGTAGCTTTatttattagtttgataatcaATTAGTTcgataaaattgtaatttcaaAAAAGACAATTAAAGTTAATCAAGTAGGCTAGTCGCATACCAATATCCGAGTTTATCTATAGTAGGATGAAGTAGATAAATcgtgaaaagaaaattaattgaaatatgagaaaatatcaaattattaaagatTTGCTTTCTGCAAATTTCTAGTACAGCTGTTGacacttctattttctttttttaattatatttcttttcttcttttttgatgTTATTATGGTTTTCCAACAACTactataatgtttttttaatcaaaatcccGTTCTTTTATTTCTTCGAAGGATTGAATCCTAGAAAGCAAGAATATGTCAGGTCTGTACAATTCCAACTTCTCACCTGCAAGAGCTGCTTCTCCTCAAATTAGAAGCACTCCAGAGGTTGAGAGGTAAACAAAAATAACTTCATATCCGTCTTCTCAACCATATtaataacaaaggaaagaaaacagGCCGACTTTTGCTgatgtttctcaatttttatttttatttttattttccttttgggTTTAACAATTCTTTGATCTATGTGGGTTTTTGGGTTTCTTTTTCTCAGTCAGTACTTATCAGAGCTGTTGGCAGAGCATCAAAAGCTTGGACCTTTTTTGCAAGTTCTTCCGATATGTAGCCGCCTGCTAAATCAAGGTCACTACTGTACTCTCACTCTCTTGGATCTAGgtttttttgttccttttttttgGGGGTTTGTTCTGCTTTCTGAATTACTCATGTTAGATCAGTCTGATAGGGTCTAGTGGTGAGATGTTCAAGTTTGTTCCCTTTCTTAATATTTAGCCTCTTTGATTGTTATGGTCTTGGcttgataatatgtttgactCAAAAGTTTATTAGTTCGCTATGCCTTGCAATTCAGAAACATGATAACTCTAACCGCACCATTGTGTTCTGGATTGTGCCTCAATGCTTGTATTAGTTGTTCATCACAAAGCCGGTCGTGATCGTCGTTGTTGTTTTAATCAAGTGGGCTTAAAATACCATCACCTTCAACTGGGCACGCATTCTTGAGTATCAAGAATTCCAAGCCTCAGGTCTACCTGGGATCCCCATTTGGTTGAAGTGctatgtatttttcaaaaatgcatTTGAAGAGATtcttaagttttttattttaaaagcttaTTAGGGTTGGGAGTTTTACTTATGTGTTCAGAAGAAAGTCTGAACATTGGAAAGCTAGGATGGAAAAGGAGTAGCACTTGTAAGACCAACTCTTCtgctaaatttgaatttcagAAAATCTTTCTGATATTGAACCTGAGTGCAAGGATTTTAGCTAATTATCTTGATTTGATTGGACAATAAATGCTTTCTGAAGGTGTACGGCATGCATCCCTGTGTTTTGCATTGGagatacttttatatattttccagCTAgctgattttttcttttttggtttgtttacttatttatttcagAATTTAGGTTCCAAGTCTTTTATAATTCTTGCCTTGGTTGGTTTTATTTTACCTGTGGCCAGTGTTCTATCTGTACTTTACAATCTTCATAAGCCACTGTAGTCCTTttgtctttttgtttttgttttggatgCTATACTCCTTTCAGgatacattttcataatttcatccATTCTCATATGTAACTGTCTTCATATGCAGAGATATTTCGGGTCTCGGGGATGATGTCTAACCAAGGATTTGGCGACTTTGACCGGTTGAGGCATAGAAGCCCCAGTCCTATGGCTTCTTCAAACCTTATGTCAAATGTCTATGGGACAGGATTAGGCAGCTGGAATAGTCTTCCTCAAGAGGTaactacttttaaaattttcattgagCATCTTCAATTTTTTGTGTGTGTAATCTACATTTTCTCTTGCTTTAGTTGATTGAGTTCTTTCTTTTAAACACACAATATATCTGTCATGCCTATAAGTTGACAATAAACTAAAGTGACAAGTTCTTTATGCTTTTTATTCTCTGATATTTGCTTTAAGATTATATATGGTAACCGCCATTATAATATGAATGTCTAGAACATTGCCCAGGAGAATCATGACATCTAAGCGTTGTTGTAATTTGGCATCATAAAAACCAcaaataatcaatcaatttCGAAGCATTTTCTCTTGCTTTATTAGTATGACCAATAAACTCTAAAATCAGTTCATAGAATTTTATAAGAGCTTCAAATTGCAGACCATCTCGAAGGGTTATGAGTTTAGTTCCATACCTTAGCTGGCTCATTATATGTATCATTTTTCCATTCAAGAAATACACGAAAAATGCTGCCCACATTTTCACTGTGTTGCGATGTGCAACATAGGCATATCTGAATGAACCTATTCGCTAATATGAAAACTATCTGACTTCTAAAACTATGGTTTTTCTGTTTTTGGTTGCAAAGTTAAATTCCTGAAATAAGAACATGGAAAATGGCCCAATTGTCACTAAATGAAAGCATTCCTGCCAAATGGTGATATTTGAGTTTCATCTAATCCTCTTTGCATCTGGTTGATGATAGAAAAATGTAGTTTAATCTCCAATATTGTAGTTAACGATGATCCTCTTGAGTAAACACATGAGAATCAAGTTTATTTCCTTTCCAAAATGGTTGTCAAAcggtattttctttttaaagtgcTTGTGATGGAGAGGGAAATCCGAACAGctaagaaattgaaagaaaatggtAAACATAAGTGGGATGAAAGGGTAAGGTTCTGGTATTTCCAGCAACCTTCTCTATTAAAATTCtcataattgtaattaaaaactGATCCTATTAACCGTATAGTATTTAATAATGTAAAACACACgaaacattaaatatttaataaaaaatacgaaACATAGACAAATAAAGTAACATAAACACaaactttaaataattaaactaaatttgatGCCCCTGCATTAGCTTGAAGTGCAAAGATTTCCACTAAATATAGTGGCTATCTATCAGTTCATTTTTTGTTGCTAGgatgttttcaatttttgttcccttttttttgtctcatttcTTATTTCAACTACGTAgcattctaaatatattttgtaaaattttagtaCCTTTTATTTAATGAAGCATTGAGAATGTGTTCTTGGAAAGTCAAGTGAATTGAGCCTTCGGATATTTTGTGTTACTGTTGATTTTTGTATTTCGACAGAGACTAAGTGGACCTCCTGGAGTGACAATGGACTGGCAAGGTGCTCCAGCAAGCCCAAGTTCATACACTGTGAAGAGGATTTTGCGTCTTGAAATTCCTGTTGATACATATCCAACAGTAAGCCTTATATGAAAAATGCTAGTgctttggattaaaaaatttattattttctaagaTTTCAATTGAATGCACAAACcattttatgcttattgattACAAGACTCtgcttttcctttgtttttagttcaattttgtTGGTCGACTTCTAGGCCCTAGAGGCAATTCATTAAAGCGGGTGGAAGCTACTACTGGCTGTCGTGTATACATTAGAGGCAAAGGATCAATAAAGGATCCGGACAAGGTAAAGCTAGCGAAGTTTTTACTATTGCTATTATTGTATTGGTATAATGCCATTAGTTTCAGCTACTTGTCTCAATTGTGATTTAGCTGAACTGACAAAGATGCAATGACTTTGTTCTTCATCATGTTCCTTTGacattaaaattgaatagtttcTCATGCTTTTTCCATCTAAAGGAAGAGAAGCTGAGAGGTCGGCCTGGATATGAGCACCTGAATGATCCTCTCCACATCTTGATTGAGGCTGATTTACCTGCTAATGTTGTTGATATAAGGCTTAGACAGGCGCAGGAAATCATAGAAGAATTACTCAAACCTGTGGTATGTACCGCAATCTTGATATTTTCTTCTGGAAAGTATATTAGCCGAAGGTTACTTTGATATAGGCTTCCATTTTGAAACTCCATTATTTATTCAGTATAATTTCCTGCTTCTGCTTGTGTGAGCTGTTTCCTCTGTCAAAAAATGTTGGTGTCCTCATGATTGTGCTGCGGAATAATTTTCCTTGCattctcctttccttttatcAACTTGCTTGTTAATAAAGATTTTAATCTCCGAATTTCAAAACTTTATATTCTCGTATGTAGGATGAGTCGCAAGATTTTATTAAGAGGCAGCAACTACGTGAACTGGCAATGCTAAATTCAAATTTCAGAGAGGAGAGTCCTGGTCCAAGTGGTAGTGTTTCTCCTTTTAATTCCAGTGGAATGAAGCGCCCCAAAACAGGATACTGAGAGTTTAACCATAAATCATCTGAAAGTGATCCAACGTGCTCCAGAATTTCTTAGCCAAAGTATACCTTCTGAATTCTGATACAGATCAATTCAGCACAGCttgaaaatattaggttaaCAGTTTTTGCTGGTGAGCTTTTTCTGATGGGCTtttcattattaatttgttttgctCTTCGGACTAAAGAGGAacaaaaatgaacaaagaaaaagaaatatatagaTGGCTCTCAAGTTTAGGTTCTGTGAGGTCAGTTTTCCTGTAAACTCAATACATTCATTGGATTTATTCTTGTGTTAGCAGAGCTTTGAGGAGTgtggaatatatatatgttgctAGTATTAGGCCTGGTGTGGTCGATTTGAGTTTTGTAGGTGTGTCATATTTGTTGTTCCGTTGCTtgtctcctttcctttcttttgtagTTTATATGAAAGAAGCATAGCAATGTTAAGTTGGACCTACAATATACTAGCATATGAATCTTCATCTTCTCTCTCAGTCGTTTTATgttggttaaaattttatttagattattattattgttatgatCCCTGCATAAGGATTTCAAAGCCTCCCTTAGTGGTCAGATGGAATTTGTATCTTTATAGCTTCAATGAAgtaaatttattcaagattttcAAAGATCTGTCCCTTGGGAACTTTTGTCAATGGAGGTTATCTTATCTACTTTTCCTCTTGCACTTTTACCTATGTTAAAATATAGGtcaaattatgttattagtccctataccaTATGTAAATTGTGGATTTAGTTTTTGTACTCTTAAGCTTTTACTtttgaattggtcaattttagcttttgtaccttttggattttgatattattgaattaaatggtagtagttaaatttgtttggtcCAGTTTTGCTATTAGTATAGTAGTATCTGTAAAttgtggatttaatccttatttttgaattttatcgttttagtttttatacttttgaattttgaaatttcaatcttatAATAGTTAAATCCATTAACTAAAATGATGTTTTTACAGTATTATACGGAaatagtaaattgaaatgacattacatgttataatatatttgtcatataaaattttaaaactaacataataatttaataaattgagttaatttCACTATgcattttcaaattataatgtTCATTCTAAATTAGTCTTccaactttaaaacattttaattacgtCTCTAAACAATTAGGTTATATTAATAAGgtcatttcattattaaaattgttactTTAGCAATTAAATAAGATGCCAAATTTTATATGgactaatataaaatataaaattaaaaaaataaaatattgtcaAAATCTTGCTATAaggttttcaaacttttatagAAGTTTTATTGTTcacactttcttttttttctttttttatatttttagttttagttttaaaggTTAAGTAgtaatgttttacttttctttaaaagtttACATTTTAAAGTATGTCGTAAAAGATCTCACATCTCATTTAACGATtcaattaatgattttagtaatGGAGGATCTTATTGATATAATTACGATAGTTTAGAGATGTAATtagaacattttgaaatttggtaccaaattaGAATGAGAATTATACTTTAGGATATCTAGTGCAATTAAAGTCtaataatttaaagattattatttattcgGACTGAAATTTCAAGACATGaaaataaagggactaaaatgattgaattagaGTAAAGGACTAAATTCCCAACAAAAGCACAAACTAATAATAGACTTAGAATATATTACTCCTAGATATGGTGTTGTCTATAACAACTTAATTTCTTAGCTAGTCtctagttatttatttttgcttataTGTCAAAAAATCCttaagaaaatgcaaaaaacaattaaattgatCTGCCATATTTAGATAggtaaaattaagatttttttattattttataatttttttatcttttctttagttaataaatttcatgttcagttttagtttttatttcatttttaaacattttagaataaaatgaCAAGTTTATGCTATTAAGAACCTAATTTTTGAGTTAAACTTGTTTTAGGCACTTGGTTAATGCGAAAATGAGGAAAAGAGTCTAAACTAAAGAGTTAGACTTCAAAAAATTTGTGATCAAGTAGGCTACCTTCAGTGTCGCGACACTAAGAGTTGATGCCACAACACCAGTCTCCATAGTTGTAACACGAGTTTGGCGATGTCACAATACCAACCATAGTCCCTAGAAATAAAGGAGTTGAGTTGCTTGAGGACAATGTCACAACACCAAAAGCCATTGTCGTGACATTGAAGGACCCAATAAGCCTGATAGAGTAGGTTGTCGATGATATCGCGACACTGGCCTCTGATGAGAAAAATCTCTAAAGGGCATTTTGCAGTCAGTCCATCAAAGcttaagtcaaaatttaaatgagaGCATATTTGTCTTTTGTAGGTTAAATTAGAAAAGACTAAATATAGATTTATAGGTTTTTttagaggaaaagaaaattaggtTAGAGAATTAGCCCTTagacattttttttctctttccttttcttctttcttattttagaatatgattttcttttactcttttagaatagatttttgttttgttttatttttctcatttgttGAAGATGTTGCAAAGGATAGACGATTAAATTGTTGCACTTCATTgggatttcatcaattaaatgagtttttttcttaaactcttttcttttattatatgtCTACCATgtgtttaataaaatgtttgattgaaattaaagtttgattatGTGCTAAATTGgttctttacttttattatatgCCTACCATGTGTTTAATAAAATGCTtgtttgaaattaaagtttgattatGTGCTAAAGTGGTTGTTGGTTGATTGATTAGTTATTTGTTAGATTAAGTTGATGTTTATGGTTGATTAATTGgttgttttattatattgaattgcttAATAGCTAGAATTGATGCCTCTAGTAGACAATCTAGATTAACAAGACAGAGAGGAGAGTTTATCCTTAATAGTTCGATATAATTGTACCAAGTAGTGAGATTGAGAGAAGAACTACTTGTCAAAGTGAGATTGAGAGAATAACTTAGGCTGTAATTTCAAATTAGGATGAGACTGAGAGGAGATTCTAGTGAGGAGTGACAAGTGATCTAATCGGTATAGGTTATTGGCTTAGTTAGTAATCGACTAATCAATCAACcatcatttttatcattttcatagtCGAATGCAATAGGAAGAAATCTTAGTTTAGGtagtttaattgataatttagaATTAGTCTCATTTATTTTCATACGCTAGAATTGCTTAATACGCTAGAATTGATGCCTCTAGTGGAAAATCTAGATAAAAAAGACAAAGAGGAGAGTTTATCCTTAATAGTTAGACATAATTGTATTGAGTAGTGAGATTGAGAGAAGAACTACTTGTCTAAGTGAGACTGAGAGAAAAACTTAGTTGGCAATTCCGAATTAGGATGAGACTAAGACGAGATTCTAGTGAGGAGTGGCAAGCGATCTAATCGGGATAGGTTATTGGCTTAATTAGTAATTGACTAATCAATCAACcatcatttttatcatttgcataGTCGAATACAACAGGAAGAAATCTTAATTTAggtattttaattgataatttagaATTAGTCtcattatattttcatatctaGTTTGCACTAATAATTTCCAACttgattaaattagtaattttttagcTTGTCATTAACTTGATAAATGCATTTACCAATTTGACAATCTTTTGGGTTCGATCTTTTGAATACCCCATTTCCATTGtaatactataaatatcacaactCAACATTATATGCTTGCAGTTAAAGCTGCActtttaaattgtttgttttctacGCGCGCACCCATGTTGTAAAATTGTTGGTGTCTTTGCCAAGGATTGTAGGGGTGTAAATGTGTTATTAAGttgtttttagaaaagaaatattagttaaaagatAAACAAATTAGATAGTGTTATAATTTCATTGTatagttatttttttttgttcttgtttttatttgacTTGTTGAAAATCTAACTTAATTATGTATAATAatggttataagtggcatggAGACCAATATGGATATAAAAAAGGTTGAGTTTGACTAACAGAGATTCTCCATATTACTATCCAAAAAGTAATATGGAGAGTGACAAGTATATCGAAGACCCATCCCTTGTTACGCAAATTGGTGTATTGGAGAACGACTTGTTTTCATGCCAAGCTACCATGTCCTCCATGTCCAATACGAAGAAAATATTATTGGATGTCATTCGACGCCAAGCCACAATGAACACTCTGATGGAGGAGGTTGAGCATGATGTTCTTGAACTCGAAGAGATCTATTCTACCATTGTTGTACATGGTGAGTTGAGAATAGATATTCAACATAAGTTTGTGAGTGTTGAAGAAAGTGTCCTCGCTCCAATTGATTTAGGAGTAGAAGTAGGTCCAGAGGTAGACATTGTTTATGAGCTAAACCTAGTGCTAAGTGAGAGTATGAAGGAGCCAACTCACTTTCTGATGATTGTGATGGAGAAGCCAACCAAAAGACTTcacaatctttttttatttcgataCAGGAAGTTCAATCCAATGGGGTACTAATTTTCATGATATTAAGTTCGTATTGCCTAAGACTATAGTACCCTAGAACGCGCTATGGAGTTGGCTAGGTTTGGAAAGAAGTGGCTTGTGATGTGGTTGTCTAGGTGGTTGAAGATACGACGAGCCTGATATGCTCAATCTCCAAGGAAGGTCTTGATCTCAAGAATGAAGAACAAACGTCGATTCAATGTGTTAAGGACCTATTGGAAATTCTTCTATAGAGATGATATGGATCGCCCAAAAGTTGATAAGATGTCTTTTCGTTAGATCttattctgtttttattttctttttttttttgcatattttgtttgtgtgttttgtttgtttcttgtGTAGGTCCCTTTACTATAGTCACACTACATTTGGAGCTTTCCTTAAACTTCATCTTTAGTTGGGACACATTGGGACAATGTGTAATTTAACTGTGGGTGGAGAGATACATAGTCTTATGTCTTTCTTGCTACGTTTGCTTATTtcctatttttctaatattttcaattttaataaaattaaaaaaaattgctttgGTTTTTGTAACACCTATACCCGgactagacgttatggctagatCTTGAGGTATTACGCTTCCTGTTTGAAAACCCAAATTAGAGTCTAGTTTTGGAAATCAAGTGATCTAAAGATATTATTTCTAGAAATACTTttacatgtttttatttatcaGAAAATCACGCTCATGACTTATTTATTTTACGAAAAAACACTTAATTGGATACTTTGTGTTGCAGCGGAAATTTCAGAgttgataatttaaaaatcgTGATTTCAATAAGTGGGAACATATAACTTTGCTGATTAAGCatattttcaaactttcattATTAACTTTCGTAAAACCCATTTCAAATTTGTAGCGGAAAATCCttagttagtttaattttaaaaacgaagcatttat
This sequence is a window from Gossypium raimondii isolate GPD5lz chromosome 5, ASM2569854v1, whole genome shotgun sequence. Protein-coding genes within it:
- the LOC105766214 gene encoding KH domain-containing protein At2g38610, producing MSGLYNSNFSPARAASPQIRSTPEVESQYLSELLAEHQKLGPFLQVLPICSRLLNQEIFRVSGMMSNQGFGDFDRLRHRSPSPMASSNLMSNVYGTGLGSWNSLPQERLSGPPGVTMDWQGAPASPSSYTVKRILRLEIPVDTYPTFNFVGRLLGPRGNSLKRVEATTGCRVYIRGKGSIKDPDKEEKLRGRPGYEHLNDPLHILIEADLPANVVDIRLRQAQEIIEELLKPVDESQDFIKRQQLRELAMLNSNFREESPGPSGSVSPFNSSGMKRPKTGY